From the Ilumatobacteraceae bacterium genome, the window TCCGTCCAGACGATCGTCGAGCCCTTCGATGTCCAGCGCGTCCACGGCGATCCAGTCGCCATCTCGGCCTGCCACCTCGAGTGTCGTCGGCATCATCATCCTCCTATGCTCGCGTTTGCAGTATTCATGTATACCTCACTTTGGAGTATTGTCAACCATGCCCAACGCCGACCGACTGACCACGACGTCCTATGCCGTCCTCGCCCAGGTCGCTGTCCGGCCGTGGTCCGCCTACGAACTCGCCGAGCAACGAGTGAGGTACTTCCGCTACGTGTGGCCCCGCGCAGAGAGCGCGATCTACCGGGAGGTCAAGCGACTCTCGAAGCTCGGCCTGCTCGACGACACCAGGGAGTACAACGGAAGGCGACCTCGCACCGTCTACGCGCTCACCGATGCCGGCCGCCGCGCCCTGGAGGAGTGGCTCGGCACGCCCGTTACCCCCTTCTCCATGGAGTTCGAAGCGCTGCTCCGACTCATCATCGCTCCATTGGGAACCAAGGGGGACCTTGTGGACACCCTCGCGCAGGTCCAGGCCGACGCTCAGGAGATGCTCGGCTTCGCGGGAGCGGTCAAGCAGGAGTTCCTCGACGGGATCAACGTCGCCCAACACGACGTCCACCTCCGAGCCCTCCTCGTCGACTTCTTCGTCAGCCTCCTGCACACCGTCGACGACTGGACCCAACGCACGGCAGCCGAGATCGAGAGCTGGAACGACCTCGAGCTATCCGACGAGAAGCGAGACCGCGCCATCGAGCTCATCCGCCGACTCCCGACGCTCCCACCGGTCGACTCGGACACCGGCGTTGCAAAGCCACCCGAGCGCCAGATGCGAACCCGATCCTGAGGGATGGCTCCTCCCTCGAACCAGGCACCTGCGACGAAGCGCGTCCTCACCCGCCTCGGGCTTCCGGACGCGCCCGACGGACTCGTTGGTGAGTTCCCGACCATGGTCCCATCGGGCGATCAACGTCACTTCCTTTGGTCACGTCGACAACGCAGCGGACCACGGCCTCGTCGAAGACGAGCACGCCCTCGGCAACACCCATGTCCCGGAGACACCCATGTCACGCGCTCTCAGTGGCCGTCGCGCCGGGTAGATCGGCACATCCGTGAGCGGCCGACCGTCACAGAGTGCTCGAACCGGCTGAGCTTCGAGCGGTTCCGCCAACCGCCGACTCCGGATCAGGGCCCGAGTCGGCGCGTGCTGAGGCTCACCAGTCTGCTGCCTACCCTTCGCCTCGCGCTCTGGCCTGGGTGAGATGCGGGCCGCAGAACTGTTCGCCGCGCTGCGGGTCGTTGGCGCACGGCTTGCCCTGCTTCGTCGTCGCCCGACACTTGCCCGTGCCACGGCGAGCGGCGTCGGCTGCGTCGACGACGTCATCAGCGTCGACCTCAGCGGCGTGACGAGCGAGGAGCGCCGTCGCCGGGTAGCGACACTCACCGTGGTGGTAGGTCGACTTCTTGTCGACCACGACCGAGGCGATCGGATCACCGACGGCGAACCGTTGCCCGCAGGTGGCGCAGGTTCCGGCGTAGCGGGCTGCGATGGTCGGCTCTGCGCCGACGGCGGCGAAGTCGTCGTCGGCGCCCTGCGCCCGGTTCGAGTTCATCTTGGCCATGGGTCGAGTCTCGCGCCCCGCTCCCGCGCCGCCGTGCCCGCCGCCCCCACACACGCCCCCTCACCCACCCGAGCGTCGGGCAGGAAACCCTGCGACACCCCGATCGTACACTTGTTCGCACGAGGTCGAACGCCGTCGAAGCGCAGGTGCGGGCGATCGCTGCCGCGCGTGGCAACGGTTCGGCCACGCCCGACCAGATCCGTCAGGCGTTGCGAGACGTATCGAGGGTGCGTGCCTGGCTGGCTTCGTCCGAGGCGGCATTGACCAAGGCGCTGGCTGCGCAGGTGTCGTTCCCCGAGCGCGATCTGGCCGATTGCACCCGCGGCTCGCTGCACGATGCGATCAAGACGAAGGGGCGCTCCGACACGCTCGACAAGTCCCCGTCGTTGGCCGATGCGCTCGACCGGGCCGACATCACGGCCGGCCACGTCGACGAGGTGACCAAGACGATCACGTCACTCGACGACGACGAGCAGCGGGCCGAGTTGATCGACCGCGTCGACAGTGGCCTGCTCGACGTGGCCGCGGCGGCGACGCTGGCCGAATGGCGGCGACGGCTCGCGATGGAGGCGAAGTCGATCCGGCGCGACGACGGCGTCGAGCGGCTCGAGCGCCAGCGTCGGGCCACTCGGGTCCGCACGTGGACCGACGGCGAGGGCATGGTGTGCCTGTCCGGCCGGTTCGACCCGATCACCGGCCGGCGTCTCGTCGCCCGGCTCGATGCGACGACACAGGCGCTGTTCGCCGAGGCCACGCCCGACACGTGTCCGACCGATCCGATCGAGAAGCAGCGTCACCTCCAAGGCCTCGCGCTGGCACAGCTGGTCGACGGCAAGGCACCGGCGGGCCGCTCTGGCCGGCCCGAGTACGTGGTCGTCGTCGATCCATCGTCGCCAGATGGCGCCGGTGGGCCGGACGTCGACTTCGGGTTGCCGGTCGAGGTGCCGTACCGGGTCGTGGCCGACATGGCCGCCGACGGCGACGTTCACGCGGTGGTCGTCCGCAACGGTGTCGTGCTCCACGCCCCCGGCGAGCTCGACCTGGGCCAGACCACCCGGCTCGCGAATCCGGCCCAACGGCGGGCGCTGCGGGCGCTGTACCGCGGTTGTGCGATCCCCGGGTGTGGGGTGCGGTACGACCGCTGCAAGCTCCATCACGTCACGTGGTGGCGACACGGCGGCCGCACCGACATCGACAATCTGCTCCCGCTGTGCGCCCACCACCACACCAAGGTGCACGACGCCGGTTGGGACCTCGCGCTCGGCCCGAACCGAGAGCTGACGATCCGGTTCCCCGACGGCACCGTCCAGGCCACCGGGCCACCCACCCGCCGGGCCGCGTGACGCGAATTCCTACTCGCGGACATAGCCACTTACTACTTCTTCACGTAGCTATTTCCTACCCCACTGCGTAGTATTCGTCCATGGAGACCTCACCGTTCCGCTTCCAGGGGCCGCTGCCGCCCGACACGGTGTACGGGCGCGACGACCTGGTCGGCGACCTGATCGAGCGGGTCACCTCCCGCCGCGTCACCGCGGTGCTCGGACCTCGCCGGTTCGGCAAGACGAGCGTGTTGCGACGGGTCGGCGCCGAACTCGAGGCGGCCGGCACGACCGTCGTCGATGTCGATCTCTACGAAGTGTCATCGGCGGCCGACCTCGCCGTGCGGCTCGACCACGCCCTCGCCACGGTACGCGGCCCGGCGATCGACCGGCTCCATCACTTCATCTCCGGCGGCGAGGTCAACCTCGGTGCCGTGAAGTTGATGTTTACCCGCCGGCCGTCCGAACAGCCCGACCCGGTCGCAGTGATCCACCACCTGCTCGACGGGCTCGTCGCCGCCGCCAAGCAGAACCCGATGCTCGTGGTGTTCGACGAGTTCGGCGGCATCGACCGCGTCGACGGTGCAGCGGGTCTGCTGCGCACGAAGCTGCAGCACCACGTCGGCGACCTCGGGCTCATCTTCGCCGGGTCGCAGCTGTCGCTGATGCGGGCGATGTTCACCGATGTCGCCCGCCCGTTCTACGGGCAGGCCGAACTCGTCGACATCGGCCCGCTGACGCCGAACGCACTGCGCTCGATCGTGCTCGACGGGTTCCGCGAGACCGACCGGGACCCCGGCGACCTCCCGACGCCCCTGATCGAGTTCACCGGCGGCCACCCGCAGCGGGCGATGCAGCTCGCCGACGCAGCCTGGCGTCACGCCGTGCCCGGCGCCCCGTACCGCGCCGACCTGTGGGGCATCGCACTCGACGATGTGCGGGCACAAACCGATCTCGCCAACGAGGCGCTGTTCTCACACAGCCAGAGCAACGACCAGAAGCTGCTGCGCCTCGTGGCGAACGGTGAGCCGATCTTCGGTGCCGCCTCGTCCGTGATCGGCCTCACACCCGGGTCCGGGCAGTCCAGTCGAGATCGCCTCGTCGACAGCGGCGAGATCATTCGGGCCGGCACACCATGGCGGGTCGTCGACCCCATCTACGCCGACTGGATCCGTCGCCGCTTCCCGCTCTGAACATCGGCCCCCGAGCCGTCAGCCGTCCGCCACCGGCAGTCAGGGGTCAGCCGGCGCTGAGCGCGTCGACGTGCCAGGTCGATGGCTCGAACAGTCGACCCATCCGGAGGTTGAGCCGCAGCGACTCGCCGGCTGCGATCTCCCGGTCGAGCCGGTAGATCCGGTTGCCCCAGCTCGTGAGTGGTGCCAGCGGGCTGGTCGACAGTGTGGTGGCGTCGTCGAAGTCCGCTTCGAACCAGATGCAGCAGCCGTCGACGATCGTGTCGTTCGAGGCGGTGCGCTCGATCAGGTGATCGGTCGCGAGCGAGTCGAGCGACTCGAGGGTCTGCAGGTCGAACTCGAGGACCGGCCGAGGTTGGCCCACGGTCGACGCCACCGAACCCGGCCGGGTCCAGAACTGTTCGTTGCGACCGGTGTCGAACCGACCGGCGACCGGCGAGTGTTCCGTCTGGCCGAGGTCGATGCCGTCGGGCAGGTCGATGTTCCAGAACCGGCGGACCCGCATCGACTCGTGGAACGACAACGGCTCGGCGAAGAGTCGGAACCTGGCGGGCAGGATGCGCCCACCGGGCCGCAGCACGCGATCGCGCAGATCGAGCACGTTCTGCAACATGTTCTCGTTGAAGAGTTCGTCACCCATCTGCTCGTGCAGGACGACGTCGATCGGCTCCGGTGGCGTGAACTCGCGGCTGTTGGCCTGCACGAACTCGATGTTCGTGAATCCGTTGTGCTGGGCGATCTCGCGAGCGACCTGGATGAAGTCGGAGTGTTCGACCGCGTACACCTTCTCGGCCCCGGCGCGGCTCGCCATGAACGCCAGCAGACCGGTGCCGGTGCCGAGGTCGAGCACGACGTCGCCCGGTTGAACGTTGCGGTGGATGCCGCGGTGATAGGCGTCGACACGAACCGTGTCGCTCAACATCTCCTCGTGCTCGGCGAGGCCGGCGAAGTTGGTCTCGTTCATGTCGTCGTACACGACACCCATCAGCCAGTCGCTGGCGGCGATCCGCCGAGCGGCGAACCGCACCGTCGATCTCGCGGCCCTGGTCGCCGCGTTCGCCGCGGCCTGTGTCGCTCGAATGCGCATCGACCGAAGGTTACGGAACGCTGCGTCGTCCCGCGCCCGGCCACGAGAGCTCGACGCCCCGCAGACTCACGAGACCGCGCCACCACCGTCTCTACCGACCCCGTAGCAGCCGACGACACGATCGACACGCCGGCGAAGCTGTTCATCGCCGGCGAGCAGCAATCGACCTCGAACAACCTGGCCCGGCATCGATCCAGGGGGCCCCGTACGACCTCGTCCTCGACGGAAACCGCGCTGTCGACGGCCACCTCGTGGTCGACCACCTGCTCCACCGCGGCGTGCTGCCGGCACCTGATCGACACGTCCTCGCCGAGGCCACGACCGACACCCGCCAACTCGTCATCGGAGCGAGCGGTCACCCGCGAACGCCGATCGCTCGGCGGGGGTCACCCGGTTCCTCGGGGTCGGAGATGACGGGCGCTCCACCCCCGAGTCGCCCCACGGCTCGTCCGGCACCGACCCGTCCCAGCCCGATGACCTCGTCGACGGCGAGTCGGTTCGTCCCGATGCACATCACTTCGAAGCACCCCGTCTCGCAGTACTCCGTCGCGAACTGTTCGACGATGCGAGGACACGCGGCACCACGACGCCGGCATCGGGCTCGATCCACCGGGTGGCGACGCCACCGGCTCTGGTGACGCCCTCGCTCGCCGACGCCCTCACTCGCCGTGGCACCCGACGCGCGGGCCCACGATCCGTGCGAGACTACGACATGGGGATCGTGCTGATCGTGGCCAACGAGACGCTCGGCGGCTCCGAGCTGCGCGCTGCCGTCGAGCAACGAATCGCGGAAGGGTGCGAGCGGTTCCACCTGGTCGTGCCGGTGCCGCTCGGCCCACCGCCGGCGATCGCCATCGGGATGGCGACGACCGAGGTCGTGATGATCAGCGACCTCGACCTGCCCGATCAACGTGTGGTGGCGGCCGAGCGACTCGAGGACGGGCTCGCCTGGCTCCGCGAGCTGGGCTGCGCTGCTGAGGGTGAGATCGCAGCGAGCGATGCGATCGGCGTGGTTCGAGGCATCGTCGAGCAGGGCGAGGTCACCGAGATCATCGTCTCGACCCTGCCGAGCCGGATCTCACGGTGGCTGCGGCAGGACCTCCCGAGCCGGATCGCCCGTGCCGTCGAGACTCCCGTCGCCGTCGTCACCCCCGCCGACGAGCCCGGCTGATCGTTCGATTCGACCAGCCCGGCCCGCCCGGCGAGCGGGCTGTTCAGTCGCGGCGGGTCGGGGTGGCGGGGCGGAAGCGTTGACCGAGTCCCGATGCCGCCCACCCGGTTCCCGCCACCACGGCGGGGATCACCACGACCAGAGCGACGACGACGAGCCAAGGAAAGCCGATCGGGGCGTCGTACGAACTCGGTCCGGCGCTGCTGGTCACCCGGTCGACGACCCACGTCGGTACGAAGCCGAGCGGCACGCCCAGCCCGATGCCGACCAGTGCCAGCACCGCTGCCCGAGCCGCGGCTTGGCGCCGCATCGACGACGGCTTGGCCCCGACGATCGTGAACGTGTCGCGCTCCTCACGGCCTTCGGCCGCCGCCAGGGCGAGCCCGATCGACACGACGAGCAAGGTGATCGCCAGCGCAGCGCTCAGGATCACCAGGCGGGCGATCCAGAGATCAGTCGAACTCGAGCCACGCCAGCGAGGCTCGTCGTACTGCAGGTTGAAGTACACCACCTCTGACGTGCCGGTCTGCGTCGACGCCTCGGTGCGAGGTGGATCGCCCGGTTCGATGAACGCATCGAGCGGCGTGCCGTCGAAGTCGCGAGCCAGCAGGGCGAGTTCGTCGCGCTGCAGCTCGGTCAACGGCTCGTCCGAGCGGACGATCACGCCGGTCTGCACGATCGAGAACCCGGCGTCGAGCGCCGCTTCCTCGGTCATCAGGAGCTGCAGATTCCAGCTGCGCTGCACCGGGTCGGCGGCAATGGCGTACGGAAACTCGATCGTTCCGGCGTCGGCGCCATACTGCGCCGTGAGCCCGGCCGGTTCGACCCCCTCGAAAGCAGGTCCGTCGCTGACGTAGAACAACGCATCGGCGTAGCCGACCACGAAGGTCGGCTGGATCGCTCCGATCTCGGCCAGGGTGTCGCGGTCGGTCGAGGACAGGCCGACCAGGTCGAGCACCGCCGGCGTCGCGATCATCGGACCCGACGGATCGTTCCAGTCCGTGCTCGGATCGAACGGGGCCGGGTCGAACGTGGCCATCCGGATCGGAGAGACCTCGCCATCGGGGACGATCCCGAGGATGCCCGACACCGCCCCGTCGGGGAGCGTGACATCGCTCAATGGACCGACGTCGTCCAGGCTGCCGTCAGCACCGGCGGCGATCGCCGTGTCCTGCCATCCCATCAACACCACCGCGTCGGCAGGAAGGTCGGGCGGGCAGCAGGCACCGTTCGATGTGATGAGCGACTCGGCGACCGCACCGGCGGCCACGGCCCCGCCGGCCGCAACGGCGATCGCTGCGACCACAGCCGACGACCGGGTGCGGGAACGCGCCAGGCTGCGCAGCGCCAGCCGCCATGACAGCGACGCCCGACGACCGAGCCCGCCGACCCGCTCGACGACCAGTGGCGCGGCGCAACACGTGCCGAACACCATCGCCGTGACGCCGGCGATCGCGAGCGCCGCCCACACGTCGCTGTTCTGGTTGCCGCCCTGGGCGCCGAGTGCCGCCACCGCGACGAGGCCGAGGCCGCCGGCGAGCAGCGCCAGCCCGGTCGGCACCAGCCACCGGGCCGGTCGCCCGGCGGGTCGACGGCCCGCGAGGGCCGTCATCACCGGTACCCGGGCCGCGGATCGGGCGGGTACGGCGGCGGCGACGGTGGCCGCCACGATGGCGGTGACCGCGATCACCACGAGATGGACGATCGAGATCCGGTACGCACGGAGCTCGTGATGCACGATGTGCCGCTCGATCAGTGGCGTCACGAACGGCAGCGCAACGAAGCCCACCGCGACGCCGACCACCGCACCGACCACGCCGGTCCACGCGCCCTGGAGCGCGAGCGTCCGGCGGATCACCGATTCGGGTGCGCCGTTGGAGGAGAGCTGGCCGATCGTGACGAGCTGCCGTCGGGCGCTGGTGGCGAACGCCGCGGCCACGATGATGCCGACGGCGACCAGCGCCAACACACCGGCGACGAACCCCCACGCGATACCGGCGGTCTCCCCGGAGGTGTCGAACGAGAACGGGTCGTCGTAGCGGGTCGTTCCGCCGCGTTCCATGGCGATCCGGCGGATCGTGTCGACCGGCGTATCGGCCGGCAGATCGATCAACGTCATCGGTGCGCCGAAGTCACCGGAGACGCGGGCGGCGTCGAAGCCCGGGATGACGAGCAGGTCGGTCCAGTAGTCGCCACGCGCCTCGCCGAGGCCGGCGATCGTCCAGGTGCCGGACGGCCGGGCGAGTTCGAGCTCATCACCGACGCCGACACCCCACCGTTCGGCGACGTCGGGGGCGAGCAACACCTCACCGTCGCCCGGGGCCCGGCCGTCGGTGATCTCGATGCCGGCGGCCGCGCCGGGGTCGTCGAACGACATGTTGCCGAACCTGACCCACGTGGTGCGGTCCTGCGCATCGGCGGTCGCACTGGTCGCCGACGTCCACGTGAACACGTACTCGCGGACCGACGACCCGTCGGGCAGCGGCGTCCGGTTGGCGTCGTCGACGCTCTGACCCGTGGATGCCCATCCGTATCCGTTGACGGCGATGTCGGAGTCGCCGTAGTCACGGGCGAAGTCGGCTGCCCAGTCGCTCGCATTGGTGCGGGCGAGCACGCTGCCGAGCGTCATGGCGATGACGGGGACGGCGATCAGGAGGGCCGCGAGCGCGGTACGCCCGGGGCGGCGGCGGACCTCGCGTCGGGCGAGGCGGCTGGCGAAGCGCCAGGCCGGGAGCGCCGACCGGGTCACCGCCGCCTCGGGTGCCGGCGGCGACGTCGTCACCGGTTGCTCATCGAGCAGTGTCATCGCGTCACCGACCCGGCGTGTGCGCTGTAGCCGGCGGTGGCGGCGACGGCTTCGTCGACGAGTTTGCCGTCGCGGACGAACACGACCCGATCGGCCCAGGAGGCGAACCGTGGTTCGTGCGTGACCATCACGACGGCCACACCCGAGCGGGCGAGTTCGGCCATGACCTCGACCACGTGGTCGGAGGTGAGCGTGTCGAGCGCACCGGTCGGTTCGTCCGCGAACAGCACCCGCCGCTCGCCGACGACCGCACGAGCGATCGCGATCCGCTGCTGCTGGCCACCCGAGAACGAGTCGGGGTAGCGATCGATCTGGTGGTCGATGCCGACCCGGCCGAGTGCCTCGGTCGCCTGGCGGCGGGCTTCGGCGCCGGCGATGCCGTCGAGTTCGAGCGGGAGCATCACGTTCTCGAGCGCCGTCAGCGCCGGCACGAGGTTGAGCGACTGGAACACGTAGCCGAGATGGCGGCGACGGATCTCGGCCAACCGGACGGCGCCGACCGATGACAGGTCGGTGCCGTCGAACAGCACCTGGCCTGCCGTGGGCAGTTCGAGACCGCCACCGAGGTGGAGGAGGGTCGACTTGCCGCAACCGGACGGACCCATGATGGCGACGAACTCGCCGGGCCGGATCGCCAGGTCGACGCCGTTGACCGCGCGGACCTCGGTCTCGCCGGCACCGAACGACTTGATGACGTCGCGGTACTCGACGACGGGGGCGGATGCGTTCATGAGTGTGCTCTTTCCGTGTTCTGGGATGCAGGGTTCCGGGATGCAGGGTTCTGGGATGCAGGGTTCCGGGATGCAGGGTTCTGCGGGATGGGCGTGTTCAGTCGCGACTCGCACAGGTCGAGCCAGCGGAGATCGGCTTCGGCCCGCACGACCAGCGCGTCGACGACGAGTCGGGCGGCGAGCGACTCGGGGTCGATCACCTCGGTCGGGCGCTCGCGGCGATGACGCTGCAGCACCGCGAACAACGCGGTGCGCTGGCGGGTGATCACGTCGAGCGCATGGTCACGCCCCGACTCGATCGCCATCATCACCTTGAGCATGAGTTCGTCACGGGGCGGCGGGTCTTCGGCCGGAGTCGCCGCCCACCAACTGCCCAGCTCCTCACGCCCGGCAGCGGTCAGCGAGTACGACTTCTGGTCGTCATCCGACACGTCGACGACCACGAAGCCGTCCCGTTCGAGGCGATCGAGTGTGGTGTACACCTGCCCGACATTGAGCTTCCAGACCCCGCCGGTGACGGCCTCGAACTCGGTCTTGAGCTGGTACCCGTAGCGGGGGCCCGGTTGGAGGAGGGACAGCAACCCCTCACGAACTGCCATGTCGACCTCGCATAGTTACTGAGTATGCATACTCGGTAACTAGAACGCAAGTGCTCGTCCGGATCTCTTCTCGGCGCGCGGTCCTCGCCGCCCGGTGCGGCCGCTTCGTCCGGTGGCTCGTGTTCTACGCGTCGCGGGCGCAGGTCCCGATCGTGCCATCGGTCGGTGGGAGACCGTCGGGGCACAGCGAGTTGTCCCAGACGTTCACGTTCTCCCAGTCGACCCCCTCGTCGACCTGCACGCCGGTCAGATCGACGGCGTAGAAGTACGTGCCGTCGAGCACGGCACCGCGCAGGTCGGTCACGACCAGCCGCTCCTCGCCGTCGCCGATCGGGCCGCTGATGGTGGTGCCGGTCAGGTCGAACCCGGCCAGCGACAACTCCAGCGTGGCGAACTCGCCGTCGGCGCCCCTGATCACGTCGAGATCGGCGTCGACGAGCACCGCCCCGTCGAACGACACGGGCAGGTCGGAGAACCCGATGCGCGCATCGGTCAGGTCGGCTCCGGCGAAGTTGGCACCGGCCACATCTTGGAGGTCGGAGCCGTTCAGCCTCGCGCCGGAGAAGTCGGCACCGGCGAAGTTCGCACTGGCGTCCGACACCGCTCCCTGGAGTTGGGCCCCGGCGAACGACACACCCGAGTAGTCGCCGCTCCCGAGCTCGGCGAACCACACCTCGGCGCCGCCGAAGTCGGCACCCGAGAGATCGGGGTACCCGTCCACGCCGGCGAAGCGCGCCTGCCGGCAGACCTCGCCGGCCGCCGGCGTGCAGGACACCACCTCGTCGGCGGCGATCGCACGCGTCGATGACGCCACGAGTTCGAAGGGGTCGCCGGCGATGCGGATCGTCGAGAACGGGTCGTCGAGCAGGTAGGTGACGGCGACGACCGAGTCACGGAACCCGCCGACCGCCAGGAGTCCGCCGACGAGCTGCCGGTCCGCCTCCTGCGCCGACCAGGTGCCGTCGCCGTTCGGGACATAGGTGGTCATCTCGGTGAGGTCGTTCCGACCCGCACCGACGACGAACGCGAGCTCGCCGTCGAGATCGATCGGCTCCGCGCCCACACGCGGCACGCCCTCGCTCGACCCCTCGACCCAGGCGTCGCCATCGAGCGTCACGAACCGGCGCGGCACCTCCGCCTCGTCCTCACCGGACTCGTCGTCGTCCGACGCCACCGGCTCGGGGAGCGGCGCGAAGTCGAACAGGACGATCCGCCCACCGATGACACTGCCCGTCGCGTCCGCGTACGGCTGCTTCGCGAGGTCGAACGCCTCGTCGACGGCACAGTCGACCGGCATCGGCGGTTCGAGCAGCGGATGATCAGCCGGATCGACGGCGTCGAGCGATTGCACGTCCGGCCCTGCATACATGCGGAGGTGCCTCGCCCACGACGTCCCGAGGATCCACCCGGGCGTGTTGTCGTTGATGTCGTTCTGCGAACACGGGTGCTCGTGCGCCAGCACCACGAGCGTGTCACCGTCCCACAGCACCTCGTTGGCGCTGATCGGACCGTCGGCCCCACGCAGCTCGCGGACGAGTTCCCAGGTTTCCCCGTCGGGCGACGACCAGACCATCCCGTACCAGTCGGGGCCGCGATGGGTGCCGACCGCGACGAACCCGTCGCCGACCCGCGTCACCTCGCCGAACACCGCCGACCCGGACGACGGCGGGTCGACCCGTCGCCACGAGGTGCCGTCGTCGGAGAGGAACACGACCGGACGATTGCGACGGCAGATCCCGGTCTCCCGGTACCCGTTGCCACGGTCGTCGTTGGCGGTGCACGACGTCGAGTGCGTACCCCACGCGAGGAACCCACCGCCCGGTCGGTCGAGCACGCCGAGCACGACGACGGCCGCCGAATCGATCGGCCCTTCGATCGTGACCGGTGTCCACTCGACGCCGTCGGGCGAACGCCACGCCCCCGGTGCGTTCCACCGCGCACCGGTCATCCAGAGTTCGTCGCCGACGGTCGACAACGACGTCCCGCGAAACCTCGAACCCCCGATGGTCTCGACCGTCGACGATGTCCACACGGCGCCGACCGGCAGGATCTCGGGCTCCGGCACGCTGGTCGTGGTGCTGGTCGTGCTGGTCGTGGTCGTGCT encodes:
- a CDS encoding PadR family transcriptional regulator; translation: MPNADRLTTTSYAVLAQVAVRPWSAYELAEQRVRYFRYVWPRAESAIYREVKRLSKLGLLDDTREYNGRRPRTVYALTDAGRRALEEWLGTPVTPFSMEFEALLRLIIAPLGTKGDLVDTLAQVQADAQEMLGFAGAVKQEFLDGINVAQHDVHLRALLVDFFVSLLHTVDDWTQRTAAEIESWNDLELSDEKRDRAIELIRRLPTLPPVDSDTGVAKPPERQMRTRS
- a CDS encoding PadR family transcriptional regulator; translated protein: MAVREGLLSLLQPGPRYGYQLKTEFEAVTGGVWKLNVGQVYTTLDRLERDGFVVVDVSDDDQKSYSLTAAGREELGSWWAATPAEDPPPRDELMLKVMMAIESGRDHALDVITRQRTALFAVLQRHRRERPTEVIDPESLAARLVVDALVVRAEADLRWLDLCESRLNTPIPQNPASRNPASQNPASRNPASQNTERAHS
- a CDS encoding ABC transporter ATP-binding protein, which encodes MNASAPVVEYRDVIKSFGAGETEVRAVNGVDLAIRPGEFVAIMGPSGCGKSTLLHLGGGLELPTAGQVLFDGTDLSSVGAVRLAEIRRRHLGYVFQSLNLVPALTALENVMLPLELDGIAGAEARRQATEALGRVGIDHQIDRYPDSFSGGQQQRIAIARAVVGERRVLFADEPTGALDTLTSDHVVEVMAELARSGVAVVMVTHEPRFASWADRVVFVRDGKLVDEAVAATAGYSAHAGSVTR
- a CDS encoding ATP-binding protein, yielding METSPFRFQGPLPPDTVYGRDDLVGDLIERVTSRRVTAVLGPRRFGKTSVLRRVGAELEAAGTTVVDVDLYEVSSAADLAVRLDHALATVRGPAIDRLHHFISGGEVNLGAVKLMFTRRPSEQPDPVAVIHHLLDGLVAAAKQNPMLVVFDEFGGIDRVDGAAGLLRTKLQHHVGDLGLIFAGSQLSLMRAMFTDVARPFYGQAELVDIGPLTPNALRSIVLDGFRETDRDPGDLPTPLIEFTGGHPQRAMQLADAAWRHAVPGAPYRADLWGIALDDVRAQTDLANEALFSHSQSNDQKLLRLVANGEPIFGAASSVIGLTPGSGQSSRDRLVDSGEIIRAGTPWRVVDPIYADWIRRRFPL
- a CDS encoding DUF222 domain-containing protein translates to MRHPDRTLVRTRSNAVEAQVRAIAAARGNGSATPDQIRQALRDVSRVRAWLASSEAALTKALAAQVSFPERDLADCTRGSLHDAIKTKGRSDTLDKSPSLADALDRADITAGHVDEVTKTITSLDDDEQRAELIDRVDSGLLDVAAAATLAEWRRRLAMEAKSIRRDDGVERLERQRRATRVRTWTDGEGMVCLSGRFDPITGRRLVARLDATTQALFAEATPDTCPTDPIEKQRHLQGLALAQLVDGKAPAGRSGRPEYVVVVDPSSPDGAGGPDVDFGLPVEVPYRVVADMAADGDVHAVVVRNGVVLHAPGELDLGQTTRLANPAQRRALRALYRGCAIPGCGVRYDRCKLHHVTWWRHGGRTDIDNLLPLCAHHHTKVHDAGWDLALGPNRELTIRFPDGTVQATGPPTRRAA
- a CDS encoding class I SAM-dependent methyltransferase — translated: MRIRATQAAANAATRAARSTVRFAARRIAASDWLMGVVYDDMNETNFAGLAEHEEMLSDTVRVDAYHRGIHRNVQPGDVVLDLGTGTGLLAFMASRAGAEKVYAVEHSDFIQVAREIAQHNGFTNIEFVQANSREFTPPEPIDVVLHEQMGDELFNENMLQNVLDLRDRVLRPGGRILPARFRLFAEPLSFHESMRVRRFWNIDLPDGIDLGQTEHSPVAGRFDTGRNEQFWTRPGSVASTVGQPRPVLEFDLQTLESLDSLATDHLIERTASNDTIVDGCCIWFEADFDDATTLSTSPLAPLTSWGNRIYRLDREIAAGESLRLNLRMGRLFEPSTWHVDALSAG
- a CDS encoding FtsX-like permease family protein; this encodes MTLLDEQPVTTSPPAPEAAVTRSALPAWRFASRLARREVRRRPGRTALAALLIAVPVIAMTLGSVLARTNASDWAADFARDYGDSDIAVNGYGWASTGQSVDDANRTPLPDGSSVREYVFTWTSATSATADAQDRTTWVRFGNMSFDDPGAAAGIEITDGRAPGDGEVLLAPDVAERWGVGVGDELELARPSGTWTIAGLGEARGDYWTDLLVIPGFDAARVSGDFGAPMTLIDLPADTPVDTIRRIAMERGGTTRYDDPFSFDTSGETAGIAWGFVAGVLALVAVGIIVAAAFATSARRQLVTIGQLSSNGAPESVIRRTLALQGAWTGVVGAVVGVAVGFVALPFVTPLIERHIVHHELRAYRISIVHLVVIAVTAIVAATVAAAVPARSAARVPVMTALAGRRPAGRPARWLVPTGLALLAGGLGLVAVAALGAQGGNQNSDVWAALAIAGVTAMVFGTCCAAPLVVERVGGLGRRASLSWRLALRSLARSRTRSSAVVAAIAVAAGGAVAAGAVAESLITSNGACCPPDLPADAVVLMGWQDTAIAAGADGSLDDVGPLSDVTLPDGAVSGILGIVPDGEVSPIRMATFDPAPFDPSTDWNDPSGPMIATPAVLDLVGLSSTDRDTLAEIGAIQPTFVVGYADALFYVSDGPAFEGVEPAGLTAQYGADAGTIEFPYAIAADPVQRSWNLQLLMTEEAALDAGFSIVQTGVIVRSDEPLTELQRDELALLARDFDGTPLDAFIEPGDPPRTEASTQTGTSEVVYFNLQYDEPRWRGSSSTDLWIARLVILSAALAITLLVVSIGLALAAAEGREERDTFTIVGAKPSSMRRQAAARAAVLALVGIGLGVPLGFVPTWVVDRVTSSAGPSSYDAPIGFPWLVVVALVVVIPAVVAGTGWAASGLGQRFRPATPTRRD